One part of the Candidatus Saccharimonadales bacterium genome encodes these proteins:
- a CDS encoding phosphomannomutase/phosphoglucomutase: protein MNLDIFKAYDVRGKVGEDLTPEVAERLGRALATWLPTAGAVVVGRDIRTDSAQLAEAFINGVRQQGRDVWDLGQITSDMMYFCVGKFGLAGGAMITSGHIHSEYNGLRFCHEQARPIGVGEGLMNIRDLVVSNQFVSPPQTGQVIKKDIADDWIEHVLSFADLTKWPKYRVAIDTGNGAAGPILQKIATKLPLQIFPMYFDPDPSFPNHPADPLNGDNLTQIKAKISIEACDFGFAFDADGDHALMLDEQGEVVTGKVITAILATYLLGKNPGATILYNLICGQTARDAIVAAGGKPFRTRVGFGYIKADMRTQKALFAGEHTAHLYFKDNFYTDSGLIGMILSIQALAESGEKLSDLANKYRNKYVSSPEINFEVENKPQVIERVRATFTDGAQDLLDGITVAYEDQGKWFNVRPSNTEPVLRLNAEAKSQQDLDELINKVTKIIEE, encoded by the coding sequence GTGAATTTAGACATTTTTAAAGCATACGATGTCCGCGGCAAAGTTGGCGAGGATTTAACCCCCGAAGTTGCCGAGCGGCTGGGTCGCGCGCTAGCGACATGGCTGCCAACCGCAGGAGCGGTTGTTGTAGGGCGCGATATTCGCACGGACTCAGCTCAACTTGCCGAGGCTTTTATAAACGGGGTACGTCAACAGGGAAGGGATGTTTGGGATTTGGGCCAGATCACCTCTGACATGATGTACTTTTGCGTGGGGAAATTTGGGCTGGCCGGCGGAGCAATGATTACATCTGGGCATATTCACTCAGAATACAATGGTCTAAGGTTCTGCCACGAACAAGCGCGACCAATTGGAGTGGGCGAGGGTTTGATGAATATTCGTGATCTCGTGGTAAGTAATCAGTTTGTATCGCCTCCTCAGACTGGGCAAGTTATTAAAAAAGATATAGCCGATGATTGGATTGAGCACGTTTTAAGCTTTGCCGATCTTACAAAATGGCCAAAATATAGGGTGGCGATAGATACTGGTAATGGGGCAGCCGGCCCAATTTTACAAAAAATTGCCACTAAATTGCCTCTGCAAATTTTTCCAATGTATTTTGATCCGGATCCTAGTTTTCCAAATCATCCGGCAGATCCGTTGAATGGCGACAATCTAACTCAAATAAAAGCTAAAATTAGCATCGAAGCTTGCGATTTTGGATTCGCATTCGATGCTGACGGCGATCACGCTTTAATGCTCGATGAGCAAGGCGAGGTGGTAACGGGCAAGGTGATAACCGCAATTTTGGCAACATATTTGCTTGGCAAAAATCCGGGGGCAACAATTTTGTATAACTTAATTTGCGGTCAAACGGCCAGGGATGCAATTGTTGCGGCCGGCGGTAAGCCGTTTAGAACGCGCGTGGGCTTTGGCTACATTAAGGCCGATATGCGTACACAAAAGGCGCTTTTTGCAGGTGAACACACTGCGCATCTTTACTTTAAGGATAATTTTTACACCGACTCTGGTTTAATTGGCATGATTTTATCTATCCAGGCCTTAGCCGAGAGTGGCGAAAAGCTCAGCGATTTGGCGAATAAGTATCGTAATAAATATGTGTCGTCTCCCGAGATAAACTTTGAGGTCGAAAACAAACCGCAAGTTATTGAAAGAGTACGGGCAACTTTTACCGATGGCGCACAAGATCTGCTTGATGGAATTACAGTAGCTTACGAGGATCAAGGTAAATGGTTTAATGTTCGGCCAAGTAACACTGAGCCGGTTTTACGTTTAAACGCCGAGGCAAAAAGCCAACAGGATTTGGACGAACTGATTAATAAAGTTACTAAAATTATCGAAGAATAA
- a CDS encoding co-chaperone GroES — translation MSQALKPLADRVVAVREQAQNKTASGLFLPDEAKEKSVVAKVVAVGKEVKEVKKDDLIVYKEYSVTELKTGGVEYLIVKEEDVLAVLAK, via the coding sequence ATGAGTCAAGCACTTAAACCGCTTGCAGACCGAGTTGTCGCTGTCCGCGAACAAGCCCAAAATAAAACTGCATCGGGCTTATTTTTACCAGACGAAGCCAAAGAAAAGTCAGTAGTGGCTAAGGTTGTAGCTGTCGGTAAAGAAGTTAAAGAGGTCAAAAAAGACGACCTTATTGTGTATAAAGAATACTCCGTAACCGAATTAAAAACCGGCGGAGTCGAATATTTAATTGTTAAAGAAGAAGATGTTTTAGCTGTTTTGGCTAAATAA